From one Ictalurus punctatus breed USDA103 chromosome 20, Coco_2.0, whole genome shotgun sequence genomic stretch:
- the LOC108280748 gene encoding gamma-crystallin M2 yields MGRVIFYEDKNFMGRSYECSSDCSDMSSYLSRCHSCRVESGCWMVYDRPNFMGNQYFIRRGEYPDYMSMWGWGNNCIRSCRMIPMHRGSYRMRIYERENFMGQMMDVTDDCDSIMDRYHWSSGCHSCHVMDGHWLMYEHPHYRGKMWYFRPGEYRSFRDYGNMNFMSMRRIMDSWY; encoded by the exons ATGGGCAGG GTCATCTTTTACGAGGACAAGAACTTCATGGGCCGCTCCTATGAGTGCAGCAGTGACTGTTCCGACATGTCCTCCTACCTGAGCCGCTGCCACTCATGCAGGGTGGAGAGTGGCTGCTGGATGGTGTACGATCGCCCCAACTTCATGGGAAATCAATATTTCATCAGGAGGGGCGAGTACCCTGACTACATGAGCATGTGGGGCTGGGGCAACAACTGCATCAGGTCCTGCCGCATGATCCCCATG CACAGGGGCTCCTACAGAATGAGGATCTATGAGAGGGAGAACTTCATGGGTCAGATGATGGACGTGACTGACGACTGCGACTCCATCATGGATCGTTACCACTGGTCCAGTGGTTGCCACTCGTGCCACGTGATGGACGGCCACTGGCTCATGTACGAGCATCCCCACTACAGAGGCAAGATGTGGTACTTCAGGCCCGGAGAGTACCGCAGCTTCAGGGACTACGGCAACATGAACTTCATGAGCATGAGACGCATCATGGATTCTTGGTATTGA
- the LOC128628812 gene encoding uncharacterized protein LOC128628812: MSFQLTQMFTGPRPSQTNLGTLPAPSPSPPLHEAHVPDPEPYAGNLVRCKPFLLQCSVVFGQHPLTYATEEAKVAYIMGLPRGDALACALPRGDALAWATTVWDPQPALGSSISSFTDKLWRVFNHPVQGRSSRAPPTASPPDLSSVTSEYHDLARSGPSRYHLTSHMTAPLISFLGPLCNPGGCIICLTLRGRPWRNTSWSPSLLASSDLPPPSWVLASSLWPRRKRPSTYQLSGPQQHHY, encoded by the coding sequence ATGTCCTTCCAACTGACCCAGATGTTTACGGGCCCCCGACCCAGTCAGACTAATCTGGGGACCCTTCCTGCTCCCTCTCCCAGTCCACCATTGCATGAGGCACATGTCCCAGACCCAGAACCATATGCCGGCAACTTAGTGAGGTGCAAACCCTTCCTCCTTCAGTGTTCCGTTGTGTTTGGCCAGCATCCCCTTACCTATGCCACAGAAGAAGCCAAGGTGGCCTATATCATGGGGCTTCCTAGAGGGGATGCCCTAGCCTGTGCCCTTCCTAGAGGGGATGCCCTAGCCTGGGCCACCACGGTGTGGGACCCGCAGCCAGCTCTAGgatcctccatctcctccttcactgacaaGCTTTGGAGGGTCTTCAATCACCCTGTCCAAGGGAGGTCCAGTAGAGCACCTCCAACCGCAAGCCCTCCGGACCTCTCATCTGTAACGTCCGAATATCATGACTTGGCAAGGTCTGGGCCCTCTCGCTATCACCTCACCAGCCATATGACTGCACCATTGATCTCCTTCCTGGGGCCACTCTGCAATCCGGGCGGCTGTATAATCTGTCTCACCCTGAGAGGGAGGCCATGGAGAAATACGTCTTGGAGTCCTTCGCTGCTGGCATCTTCTGACCTTCCTCCTCCCTCCTGGGTGCTGGCTTCTTCTTTGTGGCCAAGAAGGAAAAGACCCTCTACCTATCAACTATCGGGCCCTCAACAACATCACTATTAA